In Cydia amplana chromosome 13, ilCydAmpl1.1, whole genome shotgun sequence, a single genomic region encodes these proteins:
- the LOC134653564 gene encoding connectin-like, translating into MDLKYLILMIAFATIEINVTESRQNDKRRWKSDKSVYSQYVNICDIQDRGSKVHCYCESTKFKTATKADCWVFNGGIAEDDPFWSNFYSQPKIERLTFNVRADGGLTYIPAKVIIRLEKLQYFNIHYANISSVPPFAFTNSSTLREISLPKNKITKLERMSFAHLILLANVSLMENQISELERDVFYMLPNLQRLYLSKNTISVLHEGCFKHLNNLVKLELDSNLLTVVIRENFQGLSNLINLDMRNNKLTMIGDLAFSELWALQELYLDGNEIEFISERGFGGLAQLRKLYLADNKLGTLDAGVLDDFQKLTVLDLRNNNLETLKQETMQSVLENMKSNYALISLDGNKLTCDCRLLWLHKLKNETRSKRVKASLERLTCIMDLKLKMDLGKKKNDIPKNPTSTHDYDNDEFDDDKYDDNMQDDTVGNKVEYRKRLLEISRDVLPCHNKLSYEASYSPPTQDEVKYYYSASSNVVAMTVHISIFVSIVL; encoded by the exons ATGGACCTTAAATATCTAATCCTAATGATTGCCTTCGCGACAATTGAAATCAACGTAACAGAGAGCCGGCAAAACGACAAGCGGCGATGGAAATCGGATAAAAGTGTTTATTCACAATACGTCAATATTTGCGACATTCAGGACCGCGGCTCCAAGGTACATTGCTATTGTGAGAGCACGAAGTTTAAGACGGCTACGAAGGCGGATTGCTGGGTTTTTAATGGCGGAATCGCTGAAGATGACCCATTTTGGTCGAACTTTTATTCCCAACCTAAAATAGAAAGACTCACGTTTAATGTGAGAGCTGACGGCGGGCTCACCTACATACCTGCAAAAGTCATAATTCGACTAGAAAAGCTGCAGTATTTCAACATCCATTATGCGAACATATCATCCGTACCACCCTTCGCGTTTACTAACTCGTCGACATTAAGAGAGATATCGTTgccgaaaaacaaaataacgaAGCTCGAGAGAATGTCTTTCGCACATTTGATACTGTTGGCGAATGTAAGTTTGATGGAGAATCAGATTTCAGAGTTGGAACGGGACGTATTCTACATGCTACCGAACTTGCAGCGGCTCTACTTATCAAAGAACACTATAAGCGTTCTTCATGAAGGATGCTTCAAGCATCTCAACAATTTAGTGAAATTGGAGCTGGACAGTAATTTGCTGACTGTAGTAATCAGGGAGAACTTCCAGGGTTTGTCCAACTTGATTAATCTCGACATGAGGAACAACAAATTGACGATGATAGGCGACTTGGCGTTTTCCGAACTTTGGGCCCTTCAGGAACTTTACCTGGACGGGAACGAAATAGAATTTATATCGGAGAGGGGTTTTGGTGGATTGGCGCAACTGAGAAAACTTTATTTGGCTGATAATAAGTTAGGAACATTAGACGCCGGCGTGTTGGACGATTTTCAGAAGTTGACTGTGTTGGATTTGAGAAATAACAACTTGGAAACTCTAAAACAGGAGACTATGCAAAGTGTCCTGGAAAACATGAAGTCGAATTATGCCTTAATCTCTCTTGACG GCAACAAGCTCACCTGCGACTGCCGTCTCCTCTGGCTTCACAAACTCAAGAACGAAACGCGGAGCAAACGCGTGAAAGCCTCCCTCGAACGCCTCACCTGCATCATGGACCTCAAACTCAAAATGGACCTCGGCAAAAAGAAAAACGACATACCGAAAAACCCAACGTCAACACATGACTACGACAATGATGAATTTGACGATGATAAATACGATGATAACATGCAAGATGACACTGTAGGTAATAAAGTTGAATACAGAAAACGGTTACTAGAAATATCAAGAGATGTGCTGCCTTGCCATAATAAATTAAGTTATGAAGCGTCTTATTCGCCTCCGACGCAGGACGAAGTGAAATATTACTATTCGGCGTCGAGTAATGTTGTAGCAATGACGGTACATATATCAATCTTTGTTAGTATAGTATTGTAA